A window from Kineococcus rhizosphaerae encodes these proteins:
- a CDS encoding conjugal transfer protein has translation MLIAGVLCGPASLVMALHQPAAVVRATTDTGASAPQPQEVAAVGEWAQSFVVAWLTTPAGQEQSLSYYLPDVSDLTLPQVPQVVANPAVADLSLTSASPAASAAVSSQGDASTQLSTGAPSQSAVTATGDGSGDQVTPGVGEPSASATTSEDERIWQVTIGVDVQEPGPQGNVFVRRYFAVPVVYVPAQLEHSSALRALSLPGPVSAPVAGEGPESIYQDGLPLTGAVGSSVQAFLSAYLTDQGDVTRLLSPKAVGIFAVRPAAYTAAQLRILKADRRDVENKQPTDGEHVQVLATALLTGLDTQTRSAQFALTLTARDGRWEINQVQATAAGADSRTASATAEGGQSTSRSASADTIPQTAAGSPSGTPTQTGGR, from the coding sequence GTGCTGATCGCTGGCGTGCTGTGCGGACCGGCCAGCTTGGTCATGGCGCTGCACCAGCCGGCAGCGGTGGTCCGCGCGACCACCGACACGGGAGCGTCGGCTCCGCAGCCGCAGGAGGTGGCCGCGGTAGGGGAGTGGGCGCAGTCCTTCGTCGTGGCCTGGCTGACCACTCCGGCCGGACAAGAGCAGAGCTTGAGCTACTACCTGCCCGACGTCTCTGACCTCACCTTGCCCCAGGTTCCCCAGGTCGTCGCCAACCCAGCAGTGGCTGACCTCAGCCTGACGTCTGCCTCGCCAGCAGCCTCAGCGGCAGTTTCGTCGCAAGGCGATGCGAGCACCCAGCTCAGCACCGGTGCGCCTTCGCAGTCGGCGGTCACGGCCACCGGCGATGGCAGCGGCGACCAGGTCACACCTGGTGTGGGGGAGCCCAGCGCTTCGGCCACGACGAGCGAGGACGAGCGAATCTGGCAAGTCACCATCGGAGTCGACGTCCAGGAGCCGGGCCCGCAGGGCAACGTGTTCGTCCGCCGCTACTTCGCGGTTCCGGTGGTCTACGTTCCCGCCCAGCTGGAGCACTCGTCTGCGCTGCGCGCCTTGAGCCTTCCTGGTCCAGTCAGCGCGCCCGTCGCGGGGGAGGGGCCCGAATCCATCTACCAAGACGGCCTGCCCCTGACCGGCGCTGTGGGTTCGTCGGTGCAGGCGTTCCTCAGCGCCTACCTCACCGATCAAGGTGACGTCACCCGCCTGCTGTCGCCGAAGGCGGTCGGCATCTTCGCCGTGCGCCCAGCGGCTTACACCGCGGCGCAGCTGCGGATCCTGAAGGCCGACCGGCGCGACGTGGAGAACAAGCAGCCCACCGACGGCGAACACGTGCAGGTCCTGGCGACCGCGTTGTTGACCGGTCTGGACACCCAGACCCGTAGCGCCCAGTTCGCTCTCACCCTCACCGCCCGCGACGGGCGGTGGGAGATCAACCAGGTCCAGGCCACTGCGGCCGGCGCCGACTCCCGCACCGCTTCAGCGACCGCCGAGGGCGGCCAGAGCACCAGCCGGTCGGCGAGCGCGGACACGATCCCGCAGACCGCTGCGGGATCTCCCTCGGGAACACCGACCCAGACCGGCGGTAGGTGA
- a CDS encoding ATP-binding protein — protein MGVQNTIENPIQTLTGNLLFSAHGTWWATYRLQGLAYGRRPDAEKESIRALHQGLYRALGGESLHLGLAVDTDPVTVVQRMLHNLEQPLEQLPEWTAECEATLDRLEDDVVLGERTYWLAVPLRGTGSEALIEPLRAVWTWFLTIIGFPRLPPSQRMLAERRRRADEVMRLIPAPFRPRPATAAEQAWIYAHALHRGLATDPWLPPTAADAGTSDAATFDRQQAPDPADKDLPAAPTAASLLAGGALGEPLIDEGALSDVPEEGWRRGWRQRLRQLKPAERRVLKVIDADRDTASYQSMLVLAGTPDGGAVFPGTEWLGHVENAGVPVDWAVRMRNNAREAVLGRNRRAVTRLNEQYEQRAGETTTGAHELDATGELLTEYQRRLATEKSEVELETITCFSTAAETRDQALAQGDALVAWFASFEHRLARPLGEQADTWWAMQPGAAWPRKLADFTQISLSEGFAAAVPMMSTVLGDRHGTPLALNQTTRAQSVVFLDLFGTIAADFSGCVAVAGELGSGKSYTMKSIAGAECDRGANIIAIDSSGTGEYVDFARSLGDCEIADVLNPQRSLDPLRILPGDEGATVARSLLVTLFNIVSTSADDTLLGRVLKQEYRHQNGITGLGSLTDHLINECLLAGGADLGYRLDAYRSEAFSAVLFDETLPPIRTDSRALIFWTHGLQLPTSSELNNAHLFAQLKIEKRFGRAIYAMLMGLSRRLAFADPTQKVVFLNDEMHRTTSSPEGLEETKTYVREARKELAAGIFGSQDCTNDFGDDTLKGLIPYRIVMRLTDKILAAAALTWIGLEATADLVKEVTQQLSPRDPHHPTGEVPAARRGEGLFRDSYGRIGRVKILGPALAARRKAYSTTATSRTADLPTDLTPLSTSTGDHTPGRIDAQVRPTSPASTAPASTAATASLQLSKPVMEPTSTTAVGHNPLMSTPASAPMGTPGPLTVANPAAERLRRIARSHVEAALARSRETTTAGSSAGDVHHRSVASGKGS, from the coding sequence ATGGGCGTGCAGAACACCATCGAAAACCCGATCCAGACCCTCACCGGCAACCTGCTGTTCTCCGCCCACGGCACCTGGTGGGCCACCTACCGACTGCAGGGCCTGGCCTACGGCCGCCGTCCCGACGCGGAGAAGGAGAGCATCCGCGCCCTGCACCAGGGCCTGTACCGGGCCCTGGGGGGTGAATCCCTGCACCTGGGTTTGGCGGTGGACACCGACCCCGTCACCGTCGTGCAGCGCATGCTGCACAACCTCGAGCAGCCGCTGGAGCAGCTGCCGGAGTGGACCGCTGAATGCGAAGCCACGCTGGATCGCCTCGAGGACGACGTCGTGCTGGGTGAGCGCACCTACTGGCTGGCCGTCCCGCTGCGCGGTACCGGCAGCGAAGCCCTCATCGAGCCCTTGCGTGCGGTGTGGACCTGGTTCCTGACCATCATCGGCTTCCCCCGCCTTCCCCCCTCCCAGCGGATGCTCGCTGAACGTCGCCGCCGCGCCGACGAAGTCATGCGCCTGATCCCCGCCCCCTTCCGCCCACGGCCGGCCACCGCCGCCGAGCAGGCCTGGATCTACGCCCACGCCCTGCACCGGGGACTGGCCACTGACCCTTGGCTGCCGCCCACCGCAGCCGACGCCGGCACCAGCGACGCGGCAACCTTCGACCGCCAGCAGGCGCCCGACCCCGCAGATAAAGACCTCCCCGCGGCCCCCACCGCAGCCAGCCTCCTGGCCGGAGGGGCCCTGGGTGAACCGCTGATCGACGAGGGCGCACTCAGCGACGTCCCCGAAGAAGGCTGGCGACGCGGCTGGCGGCAACGACTTCGACAGCTGAAGCCGGCTGAGCGTCGTGTCCTGAAGGTCATCGACGCAGACCGCGACACCGCCTCCTACCAGTCGATGCTGGTGCTGGCCGGTACTCCTGACGGAGGCGCGGTCTTCCCCGGCACCGAGTGGCTGGGCCACGTCGAGAACGCCGGCGTCCCCGTCGACTGGGCCGTGCGCATGCGCAACAACGCTCGCGAAGCTGTCCTGGGCCGCAACCGCCGCGCGGTCACCCGCCTCAACGAGCAGTACGAGCAGCGCGCCGGGGAGACCACCACCGGAGCGCACGAGCTCGACGCCACCGGCGAACTGCTGACCGAGTACCAGCGACGACTCGCCACCGAGAAGTCAGAGGTCGAGCTGGAGACCATCACCTGCTTCTCCACCGCCGCCGAGACCCGCGACCAGGCCCTGGCCCAAGGCGACGCCCTCGTGGCCTGGTTCGCCAGCTTCGAGCACCGCCTGGCCCGACCCCTCGGAGAGCAGGCTGACACCTGGTGGGCAATGCAGCCCGGCGCGGCCTGGCCGCGCAAGCTCGCCGACTTCACCCAGATCTCCCTGTCCGAAGGGTTCGCCGCAGCGGTGCCCATGATGAGCACCGTCTTGGGCGACCGGCACGGAACGCCTCTGGCGCTCAACCAGACCACCCGAGCCCAGTCCGTCGTCTTCCTCGACCTCTTCGGCACCATCGCCGCCGACTTCTCCGGCTGCGTCGCCGTCGCCGGCGAACTCGGCTCGGGCAAGTCCTACACGATGAAGTCCATCGCCGGCGCCGAGTGCGACCGCGGCGCAAACATCATCGCCATCGACAGCTCCGGCACCGGCGAGTACGTCGACTTCGCACGTTCCCTGGGGGACTGCGAGATCGCCGACGTCCTCAACCCGCAACGATCCCTGGACCCGCTGCGCATCCTGCCCGGCGACGAAGGCGCCACCGTCGCCCGATCGCTGCTGGTCACCCTGTTCAACATCGTCTCCACCTCAGCCGATGACACCCTGCTGGGCCGAGTCCTGAAGCAGGAGTACCGCCACCAGAACGGCATCACCGGCCTGGGCAGTCTCACCGACCACCTCATCAACGAATGCCTCCTGGCCGGCGGAGCTGACCTCGGATACCGCCTCGACGCCTACCGCAGCGAAGCCTTCAGCGCTGTGCTCTTCGACGAGACCCTCCCTCCCATCCGCACCGACTCCCGCGCCCTCATCTTCTGGACCCACGGTCTGCAACTGCCCACCAGCAGCGAGCTCAACAACGCGCACCTCTTCGCCCAGCTGAAGATCGAAAAGCGTTTCGGACGCGCCATCTACGCCATGCTCATGGGACTGTCCCGGCGACTCGCCTTTGCCGACCCCACCCAGAAGGTCGTCTTCCTCAACGACGAGATGCACCGAACCACCTCCTCACCCGAAGGGCTGGAAGAGACCAAGACCTACGTGCGCGAAGCCCGAAAGGAGCTGGCCGCCGGGATCTTCGGTTCCCAGGACTGCACCAACGACTTCGGCGACGACACCCTCAAGGGCCTCATCCCCTACCGCATCGTCATGCGCCTGACCGACAAGATCCTCGCCGCCGCCGCCCTGACCTGGATCGGCCTGGAAGCCACAGCCGACCTGGTCAAGGAAGTCACCCAGCAGCTGTCCCCCCGCGACCCCCACCACCCCACCGGCGAGGTCCCGGCAGCACGCCGAGGAGAGGGCCTGTTCCGCGACAGCTACGGCCGCATCGGCCGAGTGAAGATCCTCGGACCGGCGCTCGCGGCCCGACGCAAGGCCTACAGCACCACTGCCACGAGCCGCACTGCTGATCTGCCCACTGACCTCACACCCCTCTCCACCTCCACCGGCGACCACACCCCCGGCCGGATCGACGCGCAGGTTCGACCGACTTCGCCGGCGTCCACTGCGCCGGCGTCCACCGCGGCGACGGCCTCCCTGCAGTTGAGCAAGCCGGTCATGGAGCCGACCTCGACCACCGCCGTCGGACACAACCCGCTGATGAGCACACCGGCGAGCGCACCCATGGGCACACCCGGACCCCTGACCGTCGCCAACCCGGCCGCTGAGCGCCTGCGCCGCATCGCCCGCTCGCACGTGGAAGCGGCCTTGGCCCGCAGCCGCGAGACGACGACCGCAGGCTCCAGTGCCGGCGACGTGCATCACCGCAGCGTCGCCTCAGGAAAGGGCAGCTGA